CGCCGTCGCCGCCCTGGCCTGGGTGGCGACGAGCCGGCGGGCCGGGTACTCGCCGCCGCGCCTGGCCTGGCTGGCCGGCGGGCAGGTGGCCGCCTTCGTCGTGCTCGAGGCCGCCGAGCGGGTGGCCGGCGGGCACGGCGCCGGCGCCCTCCTCGCCGACCGTGCCTTCCGCTGGGGGGTGGCCGCCCAGGCCGCCGCCGCCGCCGCCCTCCTGCTGGGGGTGGCCCTGGCCCGGGCCACCGGCGAGCGCCTGCGCGCCGCCCTCTCGTCCCGCCGCACCCTCGCGCCGCCGGAGCCGTCGGTCCCGGCGTGGCCCGGCCACCGGTCGATCCCGACCGGCGGCCCTGGCCGCTCGTCGGTCACCGAGCGCGGGCCCCCTCCTCTTCTCGCCTTCGCCTGATCCCTTTCCACCTGCGAACGAGGAGACCGATGACCCCCTCCGGCTTGGCGCGCGCCTGCGCCGCTGCCGCCCTTCTGACCACCGTCGCCACCGCGTGCGGCGACGACGACGACCCGGTCGCCGGGTCGACGACCACCACGACGACGGCCGCGGCGGGCACCGAGACCACCGCCGGCGGGGCGCCGGCGTCGACCACCACCACGACGGCAGCCGTCCGCACGATCGAGGTGTCGTTCGCCGGCGGCCGGGTGAGCGGAGGCGTCCGCACCGAGCGGGTCGCCCTCGGCGAGACCGTGCGCCTGCGGGTGACCAGCGACGTGGCCGACGAGGTGCACGTCCACACCTACGACCTGATCGGCGCGGTAGGGCCCGACATGCCGGCCGACATCGAGGTCGACGCGACCATCCCGGGTCGCCACGAGGTCGAGCTGGAGGACCGCGGCCGGGTGCTCATGACCCTCGAAGTGTCGTGACGACGACGTGGCTGCTCGCCCACGGGCTGGGCGGGCGCGCCGACCTTCCCCTGCCCACGTGGATGTTCGGCTACGGCGCGGCAGCCGCGGTGGTGGCCTCCTTCGGCGCCCTCGCCCTGTTCTGGCCGGAGGCCCGACTGGAGGGCGGCCCGGCCGGCCGAGTCGTCGCCGACACCCGCCACCCGGCCTTCCGCCTGCTCGCCGTCGCCGCCCGCGTCGCCGGGCTGGCGCTGTTCGCCGTCGTGATGGTAGCGGCCGCCGTCGGCGACAACTCCTCGTCGACCAACCTGGCCCCCGTCGTCGTCTACGTGACCTTCTGGGTCGGGGTGCTCTTCGTCTCCGGCCTGGTCGGCGACGTGTGGCGGGTGCTCAGCCCGTACGACACCCTCGCCCTCGTGGCGCGCCGGGTGGGGGGAGGCGCTGCCGACGACGCCGAGGGCGAGGTGGAGGGCGAGGACGGCGGCGAGGAGTCCCTCACCTACTGGCCGGCCGCCCTCGGCATCCTGGTCTTCGTGTGGGTCGAGCTGGTCTACCCCGATCGGGCGCTGCCCCGGACGCTGTTCGCCCTCATGGCGGCGTACACGGTGGCGGTCCTGGCCGGAGCCCTCGCCCGGGGGCGGAGCTGGCTGCGGTTCGGCGAGGCGTTCGGGGCGCTCTTCTCCGTCGTGGCCCATGCCGCGCCCCTGTGGCGGGACGACGAGGGGCGGCTGCGGCTGCGGCCGCCGTTCGTCGGCCTGGCCGCCCTCGAGTGGCGCCCGGGGCTGGAGGCGCTGGTGGTCGTCGCCCTCGGCTCGACGACGTACGACGGCCTGACCCGCACCCGGTTCTGGCTCGACCTCACCGGCGGCCTGGAGGGCGACGCGGCCACCCTGGCGGGGACCGCCGGCCTCGTCTGGGCGGTGGCAACGGTGGCCGTGGCGTTCGCACTCGCCATGCGGGTGGCGTCACGCCTGGTCGACGGGCGCATGAGCCCCGCCGGGATGCGGGCGGCTTTCGTCCACTCCCTGGTCCCGATCGTCCTCGCCTACGCCGTGGCCCACTACTTCTCGCTGCTGCTGCTCGAGGGCCAGGCCGCCTACGCGCTGGCCAGCGACCCGCTCGGCCGGGGGTGGGACCTGTTCGGGACGGCCGACTGGACGGTGGACTTCACCCTCGTGTCCCCGTTGACCGTCGCCTACGTCCAGTGCGGCGCCATCGTCGTCGGCCACGTGGCCGGCGTCGTCGTCGCCCACGACCGGGCCCTCGCCCTGTTCGACGACCCCCGCACCGCCACCCGCTCGCAGTACCCGCTCCTCGGTGCGATGGTGCTGTTCACGGTGGGCGGGCTGTTCCTGCTCCTGGGAGGTTGAGGTGACGACGCTGACACTGGCCCACGGCGGCACGGCCGGCCTGGTGCTCGAGCTCGCCTTCGTGGCCGTGCCCATCCTCGTCTTCGTCGTCATGGCCGTCGTGGCGTCGCGCCGGGCGAAGGCGGCCGACGCCCGCAAGGAGACGGACGGATGATCGCCGTAGAGGCGCGGCGGGCGCCGTGGCGCGCGCCCGCCGTGGCCGTGGCGGCGGGCGGCGCCGTGCTGCTGGCCCGGCCGTGGCTGGTCCGCCCGGCCGCCGACCCCACCGCCGCCCTGGTCGTGGCCTTCGTCGTGGTGGGCATCCTCGGCGCCGCCGTGCGGGTCCCGGTCGTCGCCGCCGACGGGCCCGAGCCGTCGGGGGCGGCGACGCCCCGGCCGAGCCGGGCGGCCGCGGTGGCGGTGGCGGGTGCCGGCGTCGCCGCCTTCGTCGCCGGGCGGCTGATCGGAGGCGGGGTGGCGGCGGTACCCGCCCTGCCCGCCTACCTCGTCCTGAACACGCTGGCCGCCGTCACCGAGGAGGCGCTGTTCCGCCGGCTGCTCTACGGCCTTCTCCTGCCGCTCGGCGCGGCGGCGGCCGTGGTCGGCTCGGCGGCCGCGTTCGCCGCCGTCCACGTCACCGTGTGGGGTGCGTGGGCGCTGCCGGTCGACCTGGCCGCCGGGCTCCTCCTGTCGTGGCAGCGGTGGGCGTCGGGCCGGTGGTCGGTCCCGGCGGTGACCCACGCCGCCGCCAACGCGGTGGCGGTCCTGTGACCGCCCGCACCGCCGTGCGCACGGGCGCCTGCGCCGTCGCCGCCTACGTGGTGGTGGCGGTGGCCACCACGTGGTGGTCGCCGGGCGGGATGCGCCCGCTGTTCGACGGCTTCGGGTCGCACCCCGGCGAGTACCTGTGGGTGGACCCGCCGGAGCGGTTCGCCGAGGGGAACCGCCCGCCCGAACCGGCGCAGGCGACGCTGCGCCTGGCGGCCGACGGTTCGGCGCCCGGTACGGCGACGCCGCCCGACGGCCAGGCCCTGGCCCAGCTCCAGTCGAAGGCCGTCGCGCCCCATCCGCCCGACGAGTCGGCCCGCCTCGACGTCGTCTCGGTGGCGGCCGGCACGCTCGGGGCCCTCCCCGGCGCGCTCGAGCCGCAGGGCAACGCCTACCGGATCACGCTGACCTACCAGCCGTCGGGAACGCCCGTCGACCGGCTCGGCGTCCCCGGCACGGTCGGGCTCACGTCGGCGGCGCCGGCGACCACCCTGCTGTACTCGGCCGACGGCCAGGTGTGGGAGCGCAAGGAGTCCTCCCCCCTCGCCCGAGGGAACGGGCTCACCGGCGCGCTCGAGGCGCCCGGGTACT
The sequence above is drawn from the Acidimicrobiales bacterium genome and encodes:
- a CDS encoding CPBP family glutamic-type intramembrane protease, whose amino-acid sequence is MIAVEARRAPWRAPAVAVAAGGAVLLARPWLVRPAADPTAALVVAFVVVGILGAAVRVPVVAADGPEPSGAATPRPSRAAAVAVAGAGVAAFVAGRLIGGGVAAVPALPAYLVLNTLAAVTEEALFRRLLYGLLLPLGAAAAVVGSAAAFAAVHVTVWGAWALPVDLAAGLLLSWQRWASGRWSVPAVTHAAANAVAVL